One window of Deltaproteobacteria bacterium genomic DNA carries:
- a CDS encoding response regulator encodes MDTPSTTARVMIVDDEPDNLRLLEKILNKAGHKALVFRSGESALKAADISPPDIVLLDIDMPLMNGFQACARFRAQKSTSQTPILFISALTETFNKVKAFEAGGLDYIVKPFQAEEVLARVNTHIELQQQRRQTSELLRKTLVGAIKAFNELVGVSFPGAQRRTIRVSQDLRKLAEAFSMENLHQLELAAMLANLGTIVSVTTSPVPAGKAVSEGGDGLSAEGLADAARVISHIPQLGEIAAIVERIADGSPADPVWQRWPKEVLAGQILRVVMAYETRLEQNSSEAESIEELRRAPDRYFPAIVKELARVEGVRDVAEEPVVTGVPEPPAEVRDVEWISLEELRPGLVLADNLMGDDGVKILARGTELTLNLCLLIRRRFPVAPQGFRILVNRPSAATVL; translated from the coding sequence ATGGACACGCCGTCCACGACCGCCCGGGTGATGATCGTCGACGACGAGCCCGACAACCTGCGTTTGCTCGAAAAAATCCTCAACAAAGCCGGCCATAAGGCGCTCGTGTTTCGCAGCGGAGAGTCCGCGCTCAAGGCAGCCGACATTTCGCCGCCCGACATCGTTTTGCTCGACATCGACATGCCCCTCATGAATGGATTTCAAGCGTGCGCGCGTTTCCGTGCGCAAAAATCCACCTCGCAGACCCCCATTCTTTTCATCAGCGCGCTCACCGAAACCTTTAACAAGGTCAAGGCGTTCGAGGCGGGCGGGCTCGATTACATCGTCAAACCGTTTCAGGCCGAGGAGGTCCTCGCCCGCGTCAACACGCACATCGAGCTTCAGCAGCAACGCAGGCAGACCAGTGAACTGCTTCGCAAGACGCTTGTCGGCGCGATCAAGGCGTTCAACGAACTCGTCGGCGTCTCGTTTCCCGGGGCGCAGCGGCGCACGATCCGCGTTTCGCAGGATTTGCGGAAACTGGCCGAAGCGTTTTCGATGGAAAATCTTCACCAACTCGAACTCGCGGCCATGCTGGCGAATCTGGGGACCATCGTGTCCGTGACGACATCGCCGGTCCCGGCCGGAAAAGCCGTCTCCGAGGGCGGCGACGGGTTGAGTGCGGAGGGGCTCGCGGATGCCGCGCGGGTCATCAGCCATATCCCGCAGCTTGGGGAGATCGCTGCGATCGTCGAGCGGATCGCCGACGGTTCGCCGGCGGACCCCGTCTGGCAGCGATGGCCCAAGGAGGTTCTCGCGGGACAGATTCTGCGCGTCGTAATGGCTTACGAAACGAGGTTGGAGCAGAATTCCAGCGAAGCCGAATCGATCGAGGAATTGCGTCGCGCTCCGGATCGGTACTTCCCGGCCATCGTGAAAGAACTCGCGCGCGTTGAAGGCGTGCGCGACGTCGCCGAGGAGCCCGTTGTCACGGGCGTTCCCGAACCGCCGGCCGAAGTGCGGGATGTGGAGTGGATTTCGCTCGAGGAACTGCGCCCGGGCCTCGTGCTCGCGGACAATCTGATGGGCGACGACGGCGTGAAGATTCTCGCCAGGGGAACGGAACTGACACTCAACCTGTGCCTTCTCATCCGCCGGCGGTTCCCGGTTGCCCCGCAGGGATTTCGGATTCTCGTGAATAGGCCGTCCGCGGCGACGGTTCTGTGA